aagaggaagagatagggaatctacctgataaagaattccgaataatgacagtgaaattgatccaaaatcttgaaattaaaatggaatcacagataaatagcttggagacaaggattgagaagatgcaagaaaggtttaacaaggacctagaagaaataaaaaagagtcaatatataatgaataatgcaataaatgaaattaaaaacactctggaggcaacaaatagtagaataacagaggcagaagataggattagtgaattagaagatagaatggtagaaataaatgaatcagagagaataaaagaaaaacgaattaaaagaaatgaggacaatctcagagacctccaggacaatattaaacgctacaacattcgaatcataggggttccagaagaagaagacaaaaagaaagaccatgagaaaatacttgaggagataatagtggaaaacttccctaaactggggaaggaaataatcacccaagtccaagaaacccagagagtcccaaacaggataaacccaaggcgaaacaccccaagacacatattaatcaaattaacaaagatcaaacacaaagaacaaatattaaaagcagcaagggaaaaacaacaaataacacacaagggaattcccataaggataacagctgatctttcaatagaaactcttcaagccaggagggaatggcaagacatacttaaaatgatgaaagaaaataacctacagcccagattattgtacccagcaaggatctcattcaagtatgaaggagaaatcaaaagcttttcagacaagcaaaagctgagagaattctgcaccaccaaaccagctctccaacaaatactaaaggatattctctagacaggaaacacaaaaatggtgtataaattcgaaccccaaacaataaagtaaatggcaacgggatcatacttatcagtaattaccttaaacgtaaatgggttgaatgccccaaccaaaagacaaagactggctgaatggatacaaaaacaagacccctacatatgttgtctacaggagacccacctcaaaacaggggacacatacagactgaaagtgaagggctggaaaaagattttccatgcaaatagggaccaaaagaaagcaggagtagcaacactcatatcagataaaatagactttaaaacaaaggctgtgaaaagagacaaagcaggtcactacataatgatcaaaggatcaatccaagaagaagatataacaattataaatatatatgcacccaacacgggagcaccgcagtatgtaagacaaatgctaacaagtatgaaaggagaaattaacaataacacaataatagtgggagactttaataccccactcacacctatggatagatcaactaaacagaaaattaacaaggaaacacaatctttaaatgatacaatagaccagttagacctaactgatatctataggacatttcatcccaaaacaatgaacttcacctttttctcaagcgcacatggaaccttctccaggatagatcacatcctgggccataaagctagccttggtaaattcaaaaaaatagaaatcattccaagcatcttttctgaccacaatgcagtaagattagatctcaattacaggagaaaaactattaaaaattccaacatatggagattgaacaacaccctgctgaattaccaacaaatcacagaagaaatcaaaaaagaaatcaaaatttgcatagaaacgaatgaaaatgaaaacacaacaacccaaaacttgtgggacacagtaaaagcagtcctaaggggaaagttcatagcaatacaggcacacctcaagaaacaagaaaaaagtcaaataaataacctaactctacacctaaagcaactagaaaaggaagaaatgaagaaccccagggttagtagaaggaaagaaatcttaaaaattagagcagaaataaatgcaaaagaaacgagagaccatagcaaaaatcaacaaagccaaaagctggttctttgaaaggataaataaaattgataaaccattagccagactcatcaagaaacaaagggagaaaaatcaaattaataaaattagaaacgaaaatggagagatcacaacagacaacacagaaatacaaacgatcataagagactattatcaacaattatatgccaataaaatggacaacgaggaagaaatggacaaattcttagaaaagtacaactttccaaaactcgaccaggaagaaatagaaaaccttaacagacccatcacaagcacggaaattgaaactgtaatcaaaaatcttccagcaaacaaaagtccaggtccagacggcttcacagctgaattctaccaaaaatttagagaagagctaacacctatcctgctcaaactcttccagaaaattgcagaggaaggtaaacttccaaactcattctatgaggccaccatcaccctaataccaaaacctgacaaagatcccacaaaaaaagaaaactacaggccaatatcactgatgaacatagatgcaaaaatcctaaacaaaattctagcaatcagaatccaacaacacattaaaaagatcatacaccatgaccaagtgggctttatcccagggatgcaaggattcttcaatatccgcaaatcaatcaatgtaatacaccacattaacaaattgaaaaacaaaaaccatatgattatctcaatagatgcagagaaagcctttgacaaaattcaacacccatttatgataaaaactctccagaaagcaggaatagaaggaacatacctcaacataataaaagctatatatgacaaacccacagcaaacattatcctcaatggtgaaaaattgaaagcatttcctctaaagtcaggaacaagacaagggtgcccactttcaccattactattcaacatagttttggaagttttggccatagcaatcagagcagaaaaagaaataaaaggaatccaaattggaaaagaagaagtaaaactctcactatttgcagatgacatgatcctctacatagaaaaccctaaagactccaccagaaaattactagaactaatcaatgattatagtaaagttgcaggatataaaatcaacacacagaaatcccttgcattcctatacactaataatgagaaaacagaaagagaaattaaggaaacaattccattcaccattgcaacgaaaagaataaaatacttaggaatatatctacctaaagaaactaaagacctatatatagaaaactataaaacactggtgaaagaaatcaaagaggacactaatagatggagaaatataccatgttcatggattggaagaatcaatatagtgaaaatgagtatactacccaaagcaatttatagattcaatgcaatccctatcaagctaccaacagtattcttcacagagctagaacaaataatttcacaatttgtacggaaatacaaaaaacctcgaatagccaaagcgatcttgagaaagaagaatggaactggaggaatcaacctacctgacttcaggctctattacaaagccacagttatcaagacagtatggtactggcacaaagacagaaatatagatcaatggaacaaaatagaaagcccagagataaatccacgcacatatggacaccttatctttgacaaaggaggcaagaatatacaatggattaaagacaatctctttaacaagtggtgctgggaaatctggtcaaccacttgtaaaagaatgaaactagaacactttctaacaccatacacaaaaataaactcaaaatggattaaagatctcaacgtaagaccagaaactataaaactcctagaggagaacataggcaaaacactctctgacatacatcacagcaggatcctctataacccacctcccagaatattggaaataaaagcaaaaataaacaaatgggacctaattaaacttaaaagcttctgcacatcaaaggaaactattagcaaggtgaaaagacagccttcagaatgggagaaaataatagcaaatgaagcaaccgacaaacaactaatctcaaaaatatacaagcaactcctacagctcaactccagaaaaataaatgacccaatcaaaaaatgggccaaagatctaaatagacatttctccaaagaagacatacagatggctaacaaacacatgaaaagatgctcaacatcactcattatcagagaaatgcaaatcaaaaccactatgagataccatttcacaccagtcagaatggctgtgatccaaaagtctacaaataataaatgctggagagggtgtggagaaaagggaaccctcttacactgttggtgggaatgcaaactagtacagccactatggagaacagtgtggagattccttaaaaaactggaaatagaactgccttatgatccagcaatcccactgctgggcatacacactgaagaaaccagaagggaaagagacacatgtaccccaatgttcatcgcagcactgtttataatagccaggacatggaagcaacctagatgcccatcagcagatgaatggataagaaagctgtggtacatatacacaatggagtattactcagccattaaaaagaatacatttgaatcagttctaatgaggtggatgaaactggagcctattatacagagtgaagtaagccagaaggacaaacaccaatacagtatactaacgcatatatatggaatttagaaagatggtaacgataaccctgtatacgagacagcaaaagagacactgatgtatagaacaggcttatggactctgtgggagagggagagggtgggaagatttgggagaatggcattgaaacatgtgaaatgtcatgtatgaaacgagatgccagtccaggttcaatgcacgatgctggatgcttggggctggtgcactgggacaactcagagggatggtatggagagggaggagggaggagggtttatttttagaaatttttattagtaaaaaataaaaattaaaaaaaaaaagaaaaaaaaaaaccaaattatTGCATATTCCCCCAATAAAAAGTactagagaaagcaaaaaaaaaaaaaaaaaaaagcatcaattctttggtgcccagccttctttatggtccaactctcacatccatatatgaccactggaaaaacgacaGCTtaactagacagagctttgttggcaaagtaatgtctcagcttcttaatatgctgtctaggttggtcatagcttttcttctaaggagcaagcatcttttaatttcatggctgcagtcaccatctgcagtgattttggagcccccagaaataaagtctgtcactgttttcattgtttccccatctatttcccatgaaatgatgggaccagatgccatgatcttagttttttgaatgctgagtttcatgtcagctttttcactctcctctttcaccctcatcaagaggctctttagtttctcttcagtttctgccataagggtggtatcatctgcatagctgagtttgttgatatttctcctagccattttgattccagcttgtacttcatcccgcctggcattttgcatgatgtactctgcatataagctaaataagcagcgtgaaaatatacagccttgatactcctttcccaatttggaaccagtccactgttacatatccagttctaatgatggctcttgacccacatacatgtttctcaggagacaggtagggtggtctggtattcccatctttttaaacattttgcatATAATGGgttaataaaaagtaattaaataaacTCTACctgtcttttttcacttttaaatgtgGCTATTATAACagttgggcttcccctgtggctcagcagtaaagtattTGCCTGCCAGCAGGAACTGCAAAAGACATAgatttgacctctgggtcaggaagagcccctggaggagggcatagaaacccactcctgtactcttgcctggagaagctcatggacagaagagtcaggcaggttacagcccataaggtcacaaagaatcagacacgcttgaagcaactcagcacacatgcatgcgtATTATAATAGGTACAGTTACATATGAGGCCCCCCGTCAAGGCCCTTCACACTGCCCCGCAGGTGCCTACCCAGCACTGTCCTAAAGGGCCAGGGTATGTCCCTCCTCCCTGTATTTCCCCAGAGGGATAGCTGCCTTAATACTTCAATTCCTGAGGGCATCGCCCAGCAAGCACCTGTCATTTCCAAATAGCCCATCCCCCTTGGCTGTTGGTCCCTGTGATGGATAGTTTCAAGTGTCAACTGACCAGGCCATGGTGCCCAGTTGTCTGGGTAAACATGTCTGGATCATGACACAGTTGCTTTTTAGATGAGAACAATACTGAAATCAGTGGACTAGGAGTAAAACAGATTGCCCTACAAAATGTGGGTGGGCTACACCCAAGCAGTGAAGACAGTGACAACAGACTGAGGTCCCCCAAGGAGAAAGAGATTCTACCAGTTGGTCATCTGTAGCTGCAACACCGactcttccctggaagctcacCCTGCAGATTTGGGTCTGGCCCGCCTCCAAACTGTGTGAGCTAGCTCCTCAACATCAATCTCTGCATACGTGCACATGTCTTATGGGttctttctctggagaaccttgaCTCACACAGGCTCCCAACATAACTGCATGTGGCTCTCACCATCCAGACCTTCCCACACAGAGGGAAGCACTCACACTCCTGTCCAGGGCACTAGGGAATGGCTGGCACCAGCCTGTCTGAAGCTCTTTCTGGAGTAAGCTTTACGTATTCAAGGCAGATGTTTACTAAACGGGGTCTCCTTTGTCCttagggaagccccatgttccCAGTGTGCAAGCTTGGGGCCTGAACATATGCCCCACTGCCACCCATCACTCACTTCATGCAGGGGTCTACAGGTGAGCAGGATATTCTGGACTGGAGGCTGCAGTCGAATTATGGCCTCAGGACACCCTGGCAGAGAGTAGCAGGGCGTGGTTAGCCGTGCCTGATGATGTTACAGTCCTGGATACAACTCAAGGCCAGGTTTCTAAACCAGCCCAGACCACTGTCCACAACAAAGGTCTTTCCCAGGATTTGAAGAGATATGCATTCAAGGCACAGAGATGACATGACAATGACTTTATTTGTTAATAGGCAGACCCTTCACCTAGGTCAGGACAAAATCCATGACCAAGAAGGATGGAGAGCAGCATGCTGGCTGACACTCAGGGCCTAGAGGGAACCAGAAGCCAGCCCAGGCTGCTCACAGGAAACTCAGGGGCAGAAGGAGACCCCACACTGGCCTAAGGCTACAAAATTTCAGGTGAAAGTCAGCGTTGGCCCTGGAAGGAGTTGGCAATATGCCAGGTCAGCAACAGGGCTCTGGGGCTGAGGTTGGGATGCAGCAAGCAGGGCGGGAGCACGCGGGCCGGCAGAGCAGGGACACGCAGGAGGCCGGGCGGCAGCAGCTGGGCTGGCAGGAGGAGGTGGGCACACAGCAGGCGGGGCGGCACACAGGACGGCAGAGTAGGGACACGGAGGAGGAGGGTCTGCAACTGACCGAGGAGCAGGGATTGGGCTGGCAGCACAAGGAGGCTGAGCAAGGGGAGGACTCACAGCACACGGGCCTGCAGCAGACGGGCCTGCAGCAGACAGGTGTGCAGCAGACAGGCCTGCAGCAGAGAGGTGTGCAGCAGATGGGCCTGCAGCAGACAGGTGTGCAGCAGACGGGCCTGCAGCAGACAGGTGTGCAGTAGACAGGCCTGCAGCAGACGGGCTCACAGCAGGCCGGCTGACAAGGGGAGGAGGTGCAGCAGGAGGACTGGCAGCTAGACTGCTGGCAGCACAAGTCCGTGCAGGAGCTGCTGCAGGCTGGCTGGCAGCAAGGGCTGGACTCGCAGCTCACTGGGGCACAGAGCAGGGTCAGGCGGGGGGCTGGAGCACAGCAGCTGGGGGCACAGCAGGGGGGCTCGCAGCAGCTCTCTGGACAGTCGTCCACCTGCCAGGAGGACCCggtgcaggagtcacaggaccCGGGCAGGCAGACCCGGCTGCCGTAGCTCAAGTCACTGGAGCAGacagacaaggcagaggaagccaTGGTGGAGgcagtggggctggaggagggtgaggatgtgagtgtgtgtgagtgagtgagtgagtgtgtgagcGCTGCTCAGGGCTGTGGGCCTTTTATACCCTGTCCAGGTGTGTGTTGGGCCAGCTGAAGGCTCCCTGGGTCTTCCCTTTCCTTGTTGGTGTTTTGAGCCCCTATTACTTCTTGTTTATTTACACAAGAGTTTGCTGCTTGTAAAACGCATGTCCTGGTTGAGGGCTGGATCACCCCTGAGCTGTGTGAAGTTCTCTAAGCAAACACAGAATTAATCTAGGGTCCCAGAGCCCCACCCATGTGTGCCTGCAGGCTCTCCCCTCCCACCTGTCTCCATGGCTCTGCAGGGGAGCGGCTGTGAACCCCCGTCTCAGTGACTTGGCATCGCAGAGCTCAAAGTTGGGACAGTGCTGTCACCTGCTGTAGGACATCCCTCTCAAGCACCAGGGCTGAACAGTGGACAGACCAGCCAAAGGGAGAAGGAGTGAGTGAGAAGAACCAAGACATGTCTCAAGCACAGAGCAGGATGGAGGGAAGGTCCAGCTGCATTCTGTTTCCAGGGACAGAATGTGCGCAGCAAAGGGAGAAACAGAACATTttccagagagaagggaaagaaacatgATGCTTCCGATTTGGAACTTTGACTGAACTAAGACAAGATGAATGGAAAACGGTGCATATCTGACACACTGGTGAAATGTCTGACGCCAAATACGAGGAAACAGCCTAAAAGCTTCCAGAGAGTTTGGCATTGGACTTCACTCAGCCAATCAACATATCTGAAGACAGTGCAACCAACTCTTGAAAGTCTGAGGAAATGGATTATCAGGCGGATGGAGATTAGAGCATTTCTGATAAGACAGCTATTCTGAAAAGAAGCCACTCGTATAGTTTCTACAAAAACCACCTTGAGAGTACATGGTCCAGAAAAAGAGCGAGCCCAAAGGCAGGCAGAATataagaaagaataataaagaacaaCAAAGTCAGCAAAAAGcagacagagggagaggaggtCCATCAGCTTGACCCTGTAGAAGCAAGTGCCTGATGGCTGCCCCGCCCCTTGGCCTTTGACAGACTCTTTCCCGCGTGCAGGTCTCTGAGTTTGACCAATGCAGACACATCCCCACCAGAGCAGAGAGGCCCCCAAACTCCTGTCCCACTGGAATCAGCTCCTCCTTCGGTCCAAAGCCCCAGGCCAGTGCtgattcaaaatcactgcagttgtgACTTTTCTAGGAGGTCCTTGCCTACACTGGCATGGTATTGGTTTTTAATTCTAGCCTTTCTCATAGGTATGAAGGGGACTTTGTGgcagttttaatttgcacttccctaCTGAGTAATGATGCGGAGCAtcattttatatgcttatttgccatccctGCATCTTCTTTGGTATTTCTTCAAATCTTTATGCCCTtttctttgttagtttttctTGATGTTGGATTTtgagtgttctttatatattttggatataagtACTTTAGTCAGatgtgtgatttgcaaatattttctccaagtctaTGGCTTGTGTTTTCATTCTTTAAGAGTGCCTTTTGATGAACAATACAATTTAATACTGATAAAGTCTAGGGtagtcctttttttcttttagtgatcATGCTTTTGGTATTGAATCTAAGAACTCTGTCTaaccacaaggtcacaaagattttctcctatgtcttcctctgctgctgctgctgctacgtcgcgtcagtcgtgtccgactctgtgcaaccccatagatggcagcccaccaggctcccccgtccctgggattcttttcTGTATCATTCATCTGGGCCTGTACCTTTGCTAgcattggactgttttgattattggcaccccactccagtacccttgcctggaaaatcccatggacagaggagcctggtgggctgcagtccatggggtcgataagagtcggacacgactgagcgacttcactttcacttttcactttcatgcactggagaaggaaatggcaacccactccagtgttcttgcctggagaatcccagggacgggggagcctggtgggctgccgtctatggggtcgcacagagtcagacacgactgaagcgacttagcagcagcagcagcatggtaaatACTAAAGTCAGATAGGATAAAACCTCCaactttcttcctcattttcaaattttgtggCTCCTTGAGCTCCTTTGCC
The DNA window shown above is from Bos indicus isolate NIAB-ARS_2022 breed Sahiwal x Tharparkar chromosome 1, NIAB-ARS_B.indTharparkar_mat_pri_1.0, whole genome shotgun sequence and carries:
- the LOC109560928 gene encoding keratin-associated protein 10-8-like, which encodes MASSALSVCSSDLSYGSRVCLPGSCDSCTGSSWQVDDCPESCCEPPCCAPSCCAPAPRLTLLCAPVSCESSPCCQPACSSSCTDLCCQQSSCQSSCCTSSPCQPACCEPVCCRPVYCTPVCCRPVCCTPVCCRPICCTPLCCRPVCCTPVCCRPVCCRPVCCESSPCSASLCCQPNPCSSVSCRPSSSVSLLCRPVCRPACCVPTSSCQPSCCRPASCVSLLCRPACSRPACCIPTSAPEPCC